From Delphinus delphis chromosome X, mDelDel1.2, whole genome shotgun sequence, a single genomic window includes:
- the IL13RA2 gene encoding interleukin-13 receptor subunit alpha-2 yields MAFIHLDIRCLYTLLLCTAFGSTLSSNAEIKVNPPQDFEIVDPGYLGYLYLQWQPPLSLDNFKECTVEYELKYRNIGSASWKTIITKNLHYKDGFDLNKGVEAKIHTLLLGQCTNGSEVQSSWSEATYWISPQGNLETKIQDMDCVYYNRQHLLCSWKPGMCVHSDTNYNLFYWYEGLDHVLQCADYIKANGKNIGCIFPYLESSDCKDFYICVNGSSESQVIRPSYFIFHLQNIVKPLPPDDLSLTVKNSEEINLKWSIPKGPIPAKCFIYEIEFIEDDTAWVTTTVENEINITRTSNESHELCFLVRSKVNIYCSDDGIWSEWSDEQCWKGNTWKETLIFFMIPLAFVSLLVLLITCLILYKQKSLLKTIFHTKKEASSNQVIQC; encoded by the exons atggctttcATTCATTTGGATATCAGATGCCTGTATACCCTTCTTCTTTGCACAGCATTCGGCTCTACTTTGTCTTCAAATGCTGAGATAAAAG ttaatcCTCCTCAGGATTTTGAAATAGTGGATCCTGGATATTTAGGCTATCTCTATTTGCAGTGGCAACCTCCACTGTCTCTGGATAACTTTAAGGAATGCACAGTAGAATATGAATTAAAGTATCGAAACATTGGTAGTGCAAGCTGGAAG ACCATCATTACTAAGAATCTACATTACAAAGATGGATTTGATCTTAACAAAGGTGTTGAAGCAAAGATACACACACTTCTGCTAGGTCAATGCACAAATGGATCAGAAGTTCAAAGTTCATGGTCAGAAGCTACTTATTGGATATCACCACAAG gAAATCTGGAAACTAAAATTCAGGATATGGATTGTGTATATTACAACCGGCAACATTTACTTTGCTCTTGGAAACCTGGCATGTGTGTCCATTCTGATACCAATTACAACTTGTTTTATTG GTATGAGGGCTTGGACCATGTGTTACAGTGTGCTGATTACATCAAggctaatggaaaaaatattggaTGCATATTTCCCTACTTGGAGTCATCAGACTGTAAAGATTTCTACATCTGTGTTAATGGATCATCAGAATCCCAAGTTATCAGACCCAGCTATTTCATTTTTCACCTTCAAAATATAG TTAAACCTTTGCCACCAGACGACCTTAGTCTTACTGTGAAGAATTCAGAGGAAATTAACCTGAAGTGGAGCATTCCCAAAGGACCTATTCCAGCAAAGTGTTTCATTTATGAAATTGAATTCATAGAAGATGATACTGCCTGGGTG ACTACCACagttgaaaatgaaataaacatcacAAGAACATCAAATGAAAGCCACGAATTATGCTTTTTAGTAAGGagcaaagtaaatatttattgctcAGATGATGGAATATGGAGTGAGTGGAGTGATGAACAATGCTGGAAAG GTAACACATGGAAGGAAACCTTAATATTTTTCATGATACCATTGGCTTTTGTCTCATTACTTGTTTTGTTAATAACTTGCCTTATTTTGTATAAGCAAAAAAGTTTGCTGAAAACG atttttcataccAAAAAAGAAGCTTCTTCTAATCAGGTGATACAGTGCTGA